One Rosa chinensis cultivar Old Blush chromosome 3, RchiOBHm-V2, whole genome shotgun sequence DNA window includes the following coding sequences:
- the LOC112194284 gene encoding uncharacterized protein LOC112194284: MNYPQQPYPGVPPQGYPGYGYNPYPPAAYAQDPAAAYYATQTYSPAEEGANHCFRCICVIMLVSLMFTLIASIILLFVAKPEHASFKVDSLSVSNFNTNPANKVLTGKWEAKVNVENGRTRLNIENVEPSLYQKDTWLARGSSVGISSSGYWDEYNWGSSPSTMEFKFEANNVSAPAADIEKEIKETGGVTFNLSIDMKYVSRSSGFWWHVKSGSMKVTCKDLKIGLSVGANSGSLTGEKKNCEVSGG, from the coding sequence ATGAACTACCCTCAGCAACCCTACCCGGGGGTCCCACCGCAGGGCTACCCGGGCTACGGCTATAACCCTTACCCCCCCGCAGCATACGCCCAAGACCCAGCCGCCGCCTATTACGCCACGCAGACATATTCACCGGCAGAGGAAGGAGCCAACCACTGCTTCCGCTGCATCTGCGTAATCATGCTGGTATCACTCATGTTTACCCTTATTGCAAGCATCATCCTCCTCTTCGTCGCCAAACCCGAGCATGCCTCCTTCAAGGTAGATTCCCTCAGCGTCTCCAACTTCAACACAAACCCGGCAAACAAAGTCCTCACGGGAAAATGGGAGGCCAAAGTGAATGTGGAAAACGGTAGGACGAGACTCAATATCGAGAACGTGGAGCCCAGTCTGTACCAAAAGGACACCTGGTTGGCGCGCGGGTCGTCCGTGGGCATATCATCCTCCGGGTATTGGGACGAGTACAATTGGGGGAGTTCTCCTAGCACGATGGAGTTCAAATTCGAGGCCAACAATGTCTCGGCGCCGGCGGCGGATATTGAAAAGGAGATCAAAGAAACGGGAGGCGTGACGTTCAATTTGAGCATAGATATGAAATATGTGTCGAGGTCTTCTGGGTTTTGGTGGCATGTGAAGAGTGGGAGCATGAAAGTTACGTGCAAAGATTTAAAGATTGGTTTATCGGTCGGTGCTAATAGTGGATCGCTTactggtgaaaaaaaaaattgtgaagtttCCGGTGGCTGA